A genome region from Arachis duranensis cultivar V14167 chromosome 8, aradu.V14167.gnm2.J7QH, whole genome shotgun sequence includes the following:
- the LOC107462987 gene encoding serine decarboxylase, producing the protein MLSPGEEENHSEIQESNNDEHQSLAITNYTGEARDDLSASINRFVETLNYFNLRNLGYPSNQELKYDGLGALLNYHINNAGDPFKGSSFGLNSSEFEVCVLDWFAKLWDIHKGHYWGYVTTGGTEGNLHGILIGREQLPDGILYTSQDSHYSIFKIARMYRMQCVKVATLISGQIDCNHLKALLLAHRNKPAIINLNIGTTMKGGVDDLDLVIQTLEECGFTSDRFYIHCDAALFGVMLPFLKRAPKITFQKSIGSVTISGHKFLGCPIPCGVVITRLKYINNALSKDVEIIGSRDATITGSRCGHTPIFLWYRLKSKGLKGLKKDVEKCIMNASYLHGRLRGAGIGAMLNEFSNIVVFERPQLNDDNDDFTRRWSLACQGKIAHVVVMQHVTTKMLDSFVSEFLQKRFQAQCIADHVGSSNCSCSMHDGFLH; encoded by the exons ATGCTCTCACcaggagaagaagagaaccaTAGTGAAATCCAAGAGAGTAATAATGATGAACACCAGAGTCTTGCCATCACCAACTACACCGGAGAGGCAAGAGATGATTTGAGTGCATCAATTAATCGCTTCGTGGAGACTCTAAATTACTTCAACTTGCGCAATTTGG GGTACCCTAGTAATCAAGAGTTGAAGTATGATGGATTGGGAGCATTGCTTAATTATCACATAAACAATGCAGGAGATCCATTTAAAGGGAGCAGCTTTGGTCTAAACTCATCGGAATTCGAAGTGTGCGTGCTTGATTGGTTTGCAAAGTTATGGGACATACACAAGGGTCACTACTGGGGATACGTCACTACCGGTGGGACTGAAGGAAATCTTCATGGCATTTTAATAGg GAGAGAGCAACTTCCAGATGGAATTCTATATACTTCACAGGATTCACATTATTCAATATTCAAAATAGCAAGAATGTATCGAATGCAATGCGTGAAGGTTGCCACTTTAATCTCTGGTCAGATTGATTGCAATCATTTAAAGGCTTTACTACTTGCTCACAGGAATAAGCCAGCCATTATCAATCTTAACATAG GGACAACTATGAAAGGAGGAGTTGACGACCTTGATCTTGTAATACAGACACTTGAAGAATGTGGTTTCACTTCTGATCGATTCTATATTCACTGCGATGCAGCATTGTTTGGAGTGATGCTGCCTTTTCTCAAGAGA GCACCAAAGATTACCTTCCAGAAATCCATTGGAAGTGTAACTATTTCTGGCCATAAGTTCTTGGGATGTCCAATTCCATGTGGTGTTGTAATAACTCGTTTGAAATACATCAATAATGCCCTATCCAAGGATGTTGAAATCATTGGTTCAAGGGATGCTACAATAACAG GTAGCCGTTGTGGACATACCCCTATCTTCCTTTGGTATCGTCTCAAAAGCAAAGGATTAAAAGGGCTCAAGAAAGACGTTGAGAAGTGCATAATGAATGCAAGTTACTTACATGGTCGATTGCGTGGTGCTGGCATTGGTGCAATGTTGAATGAGTTTAGTAACATCGTTGTGTTTGAGAGGCCTCAAttaaatgatgataatgatgactTTACTCGTCGGTGGAGTTTGGCGTGCCAAGGGAAAATTGCGCACGTTGTTGTCATGCAGCACGTGACCACTAAAATGCTTGACTCTTTTGTTAGTGAGTTTCTTCAGAAAAGGTTTCAGGCTCAGTGCATTGCAGACCATGTTGGTTcctcaaattgttcttgttccaTGCATGATGGTTTTCTTCATTGA